The DNA sequence GATGGTGGTGGCCCCGCCGCCGAGCCGGACGTCCTTGCCCCGCGCCGCCTCCCGTGCCCGCTCCAGGACCGTGGCCGGGTCGCCGGCGACGAAGTGGAACGTGGTGTCGGAGAGGGTGAAGGAGGGGCGTTCGTGGTGGGTCATGACGAACACCGGGGTGTGGAAGGGCGGCTCCTCGCCCCACCAGCCGCGCCACTCGTGGTCCTGCCAGGGCCCTCGCTGGGGACCGAACTTGTTGCGGCCCATGATCTCGGCACCGATGTTGCGGGAGAAGTCCCGTGTGAGGTAGTCGTCGAGGCCCCGGCTGCCGCCGGGGTCGGTACGCATGGGCCAGCTCGCCGTGGCACCGGCCCAGGCGAACAGCCGCTCGGGCTCGACGTGGCCGAACGGGCGCTCCAGGCTCTGGTCCTCCCCGGCGGCGATGCCGTCACTTGAGACATTGAAGTTCTGGACTCTCAGTAGCTGGGCCACGCTTTCCTCCCGTGCTGTCGGTGCGCGTCAACCTACGCGGGACGCCACCTGCCGATCAACGAATCGGCCGGGCAACCCCCCGTCCCCTTGCACGGCGCTCCGGAAGGCGGAAGGGGGACGCCCCAGCCCAGCGGCCGGTCCTCCGACCGTCACCGATGGCGTCCACAATCGGGCATATCCACCATTCCTGCCGACAACGCCCGCTCATCTGTGAACCCCCGGTGACAGGTGTCTCAATTTTCTGGCACCGAGTGTCTTGTCGAGTGGCACGCCGTGCCATACCTTGATGGCGTCCGGGCGGCCGGCGCACAGACACCACACGTCGTGTGCCGGCTGTCCCCACAAGCACCACCTGTGCGCCCGGACCGCCTGCGTCACCAGGCACACGTACCGCCTGCGCGGCCACCCCGCGCGCTCCCGCGCCACCCCACCGAACCGACGGCACCATCCCCCGACGTTCCCTCAAGCCGTTTCCCCGAGAACGCGCTTCGCCGGAGGCACTACCGTGAACCAGATACTCGACGCCATCCTCGCCACCGACACCACCAGCGAGGACTTCGCCGCCCTGCCGATCCCCGAGTCGTATCGCGCGGTCACCGTGCACAAGGACGAGGCGGACATGTTCGCCGGGCTGGAGACCCGGGAGAAGGACCCGCGCAAGTCCCTGCACGTCGAGGAGGTGCCGGTGCCCGAACTCGGGCCCGGCGAGGCGCTGGTGGCCGTGATGGCCAGCTCGGTGAACTACAACTCCGTGTGGACCTCGATCTTCGAGCCCGTCTCGACCTTCTCCTTCCTGGAGCGCTACGGCCGGCTCTCGCCGCTCGCCGCCCGCCACGACCTGCCGTACCACGTCATCGGCTCCGACCTCGCGGGCGTCGTGCTGCGCACCGGCCCCGGCGTCAACGCCTGGAAGCCGGGGGACGAGGTCGTCGCGCACTGCCTCTCCGTCGAGCTGGAGTCGGCCGACGGGCACAACGACACGATGCTCGACCCGCAGCAGCGGATCTGGGGCTTCGAGACCAACTTCGGCGGCCTGGCGGAGATCGCGCTGGTGAAGTCCAACCAGCTGATGCCCAAGCCGGACCATCTCAGCTGGGAGGAGGCCGCGGCTCCGGGCCTGGTCAACTCGACCGCGTACCGGCAGCTGGTGTCGCGCAACGGCGCCGGGATGAAGCAGGGCGACAACGTGCTGATCTGGGGCGCGAGCGGCGGACTCGGCTCGTACGCCACGCAGTTCGCGCTGGCCGGCGGCGCCAACCCGATCTGTGTCGTCTCCAGCGAGCAGAAGGCGGAGATCTGCCGGCGGATGGGCGCCGAGGCGATCATCGACCGGAACGCCGAGGGGTACCGGTTCTGGAAGGACGAGCACAGCCAGGACCCGCGCGAGTGGAAGCGGTTCGGCAAGCGCATCCGCGAGCTGACCGGCGGCGAGGACGTGGACATCGTCTTCGAGCACCCCGGCCGCGAGACGTTCGGCGCCTCCGTCTACGTCACCCGCAAGGGCGGCACGATCGTCACCTGCGCCTCCACCTCCGGCTACGACCACCAGTACGACAACCGCTACCTGTGGATGTCGCTCAAGCGGATCGTCGGCTCGCACTTCGCCAACTACCGCGAGGCGTGGGAGGCCAACCGGCTGGTCGCCAAGGGGAAGATCCACCCGACGCTGTCGAAGACGTACCGGCTGGAGGAGACCGGCCAGGCCGCGTACGACGTCCACCGCAACCTCCACCAGGGCAAGGTCGGCGTGCTGGCGCTGGCCCCGGAGGAAGGCATGGGCGTGCGCGACGAGGAGATGCGGGCCCGGCACATCGAGGCCATCAACCGCTTCCGGAACGTCTGATGGGTTCCGGCCGCGAGAAGGACCGCCCCTGGCTGATGCGGACGTACGCCGGCCACTCCACCGCCGAGGCGTCCAACGAGCTCTACCGCCGCAACCTCGCCAAGGGCCAGACGGGCCTGTCCGTCGCGTTCGACCTGCCGACGCAGACCGGCTACGACCCGGACCACGTCCTCGCCCGCGGCGAGGTCGGCCGGGTCGGGGTGCCCGTATCGCAACTGGGCGACATGCGGCGGCTGTTCCAGGACATCCCGCTGGAGCGGATGAACACCTCCATGACCATCAACGCCACCGCCATGTGGCTGCTGGCGATGTACCAGGTGGTCGCGGAGGAGCAGGGCGCGGACGTCACCACGCTCCAGGGGACGACGCAGAACGACATCGTCAAGGAGTACCTGTCGCGCGGGACGCACGTCTTCCCGCCGGGTCCGTCGCTCCGGCTGACCACCGACATGATCGCGTACACGGTCGCCCACATCCCCAAGTGGAACCCGATCAACATCTGCAGCTACCACCTCCAGGAGGCCGGGGCCACCCCGGTGCAGGAGATCGCGTACGCCATGTCCACCGCCATCGCGGTGCTGGACGCGGTGCGCGACTCCGGGCAGGTGCCGGCCGAGCGGTTCGGGGACGTCGTCGCCCGCATCTCGTTCTTCGTGAACGCGGGCGTCCGCTTCGTCGAGGAGATGTGCAAGATGCGGGCGTTCGGCCGCATCTGGGACCAGGTCACCCGGGAGCGGTACGGCATCGAGGACGCCAAGCAGCGCCGCTTCCGCTACGGCGTCCAGGTCAACTCCCTCGGCCTGACCGAGGCGCAGCCGGAGAACAACGTCCAGCGGATCGTCCTGGAGATGCTGGCCGTCACCCTCTCCAAGGACGCCCGCGCCCGCGCCGTCCAGCTGCCCGCCTGGAACGAGGCGCTGGGCCTGCCGCGCCCCTGGGACCAGCAGTGGTCGCTGCGCATCCAGCAGGTGCTGGCGCACGAGAGCGACCTGCTGGAGTACGACGACATCTTCGCCGGCTCGCACGTGATCGAGGAGAAGGTGGCCGGGCTGGTCACCGACAGCCTGGCCGAGATCGACCGCATCCAGGAGATGGGCGGCGCGATGGCCGCCGTCGAGTCCGGCTACCT is a window from the Streptomyces mobaraensis genome containing:
- a CDS encoding dihydrofolate reductase family protein — translated: MAQLLRVQNFNVSSDGIAAGEDQSLERPFGHVEPERLFAWAGATASWPMRTDPGGSRGLDDYLTRDFSRNIGAEIMGRNKFGPQRGPWQDHEWRGWWGEEPPFHTPVFVMTHHERPSFTLSDTTFHFVAGDPATVLERAREAARGKDVRLGGGATTIRQFLDAGLVDTMHVAVSPVKLGTGVRLWESPDELLDRFHLDVVPSPSGVTHHLFWRK
- the ccrA gene encoding crotonyl-CoA carboxylase/reductase; translation: MNQILDAILATDTTSEDFAALPIPESYRAVTVHKDEADMFAGLETREKDPRKSLHVEEVPVPELGPGEALVAVMASSVNYNSVWTSIFEPVSTFSFLERYGRLSPLAARHDLPYHVIGSDLAGVVLRTGPGVNAWKPGDEVVAHCLSVELESADGHNDTMLDPQQRIWGFETNFGGLAEIALVKSNQLMPKPDHLSWEEAAAPGLVNSTAYRQLVSRNGAGMKQGDNVLIWGASGGLGSYATQFALAGGANPICVVSSEQKAEICRRMGAEAIIDRNAEGYRFWKDEHSQDPREWKRFGKRIRELTGGEDVDIVFEHPGRETFGASVYVTRKGGTIVTCASTSGYDHQYDNRYLWMSLKRIVGSHFANYREAWEANRLVAKGKIHPTLSKTYRLEETGQAAYDVHRNLHQGKVGVLALAPEEGMGVRDEEMRARHIEAINRFRNV
- a CDS encoding protein meaA; its protein translation is MGSGREKDRPWLMRTYAGHSTAEASNELYRRNLAKGQTGLSVAFDLPTQTGYDPDHVLARGEVGRVGVPVSQLGDMRRLFQDIPLERMNTSMTINATAMWLLAMYQVVAEEQGADVTTLQGTTQNDIVKEYLSRGTHVFPPGPSLRLTTDMIAYTVAHIPKWNPINICSYHLQEAGATPVQEIAYAMSTAIAVLDAVRDSGQVPAERFGDVVARISFFVNAGVRFVEEMCKMRAFGRIWDQVTRERYGIEDAKQRRFRYGVQVNSLGLTEAQPENNVQRIVLEMLAVTLSKDARARAVQLPAWNEALGLPRPWDQQWSLRIQQVLAHESDLLEYDDIFAGSHVIEEKVAGLVTDSLAEIDRIQEMGGAMAAVESGYLKAQLVSSHAERRARIESGEEKIVGVNCFETTEPNPLTADLDTAIMTVDPDNEARVVAALHRWRDDRDEFRAQEALSVLKKTAAGSENLMPATLECVRAGVTTGEWAWALRDVFGEFRAPTGVSGAPLAVTAEAGTPLAAVREKVTRTASDLGTGRLRLLVGKPGLDGHSNGAEQIAVRARDAGFEVVYQGIRLTPEQIVAAAVAEDVHCVGLSILSGSHAELVPDVLARMRAAGAGEVPVIVGGIIPSADAAALREAGVAAVFTPKDFGITEIIGRIVDEIRTANALDPLEVSA